Proteins encoded by one window of Castor canadensis chromosome 2, mCasCan1.hap1v2, whole genome shotgun sequence:
- the LOC109675014 gene encoding LOW QUALITY PROTEIN: olfactory receptor 4F5-like (The sequence of the model RefSeq protein was modified relative to this genomic sequence to represent the inferred CDS: inserted 1 base in 1 codon), whose protein sequence is MFLVISGLTTASMPLACDFVLSAVTGTITSSGPWVTAELLYWNESIHETNHSVVTEFIFLGLSNSQELQIFLFLFFLVFYVGIVFGNLLIVITVASDSYLHSPMYFLLANLSLIDLSLSSVSAPKMITDFFSKHKVISFKGCLAQIFFLHFFGESEMVILTAXGLDRYVAICKPLHYTTIMCGDVYVGILAAALGIGFLHSVSQLVFAINLSFCGPNEIDSFYCDLPRVIKLACTATYSSDIIVIANSGVFTMCTFVLLIISYTVILTTIQHRPSDRSSKALSTLTAHITVVLLFFGPCIFIYAWPFLKSLDKFLAVFYSVVTPLLNPIIYTLRNKDMKTAMRRLRDRNVNSRVKSDL, encoded by the exons GTAACTGCAGAGCTACTCTACTGGAATGAATCAATACATGAAACAAATCATTCTGTGgtgactgagttcatttttcttggACTCTCCAATTCTCAGGAACTTCagattttcctgtttctgttctttttggTGTTCTATGTAGGAATTGTGTTTGGAAACCTTCTTATTGTCATAACTGTTGCTTCTGACTCCTACCTTCACTCCCCCATGTACTTTCTGTTGGCCAACCTCTCACTCATTGATCTGTCTCTGTCCTCAGTCTCAGCTCCCAAGATGATTACTGACTTTTTCAGCAAGCACAAAGTCATCTCTTTCAAGGGCTGTCTGGCACAGATATTTTTCCTTCACTTCTTTGGTGAGAGTGAGATGGTGATCCTAACAG ATGGCCTTGACAGATATGTAGCAATTTGCAAGCCCCTGCACTACACTACAATTATGTGTGGGGACGTGTATGTAGGCATTTTGGCTGCTGCATTGGGAATTGGCTTTCTCCACTCAGTAAGCCAGTTGGTGTTTGCAATAAACTTATCCTTCTGTGGTCCCAATGAGATTGATAGCTTTTATTGTGACCTTCCTCGGGTAATCAAACTAGCCTGCACAGCCACCTACAGCTCAGATATCATAGTCATTGCTAACAGTGGTGTGTTCACCATGTGTACTTTTGTTCTTCTAATTATCTCCTACACTGTCATCCTAACGACCATCCAGCATCGTCCTTCAGATAGGTCGTCCAAGGCTCTGTCCACTTTAACTGCTCACATCACagtagttcttttgttttttggaccATGTATCTTCATTTATGCCTGGCCTTTTCTCAAGTCTTTGGATAAATTCCTTGCTGTGTTTTATTCTGTGGTCACTCCTCTCTTGAACCCCATTATATACACACTGAGGAACAAAGACATGAAGACTGCAATGAGACGACTGAGAGATCGAAATGTGAATTCCAGGGTAAAGTCAGATCTGTGA